The sequence GGCATCCTGAAACTGCTCAACGAAGCTCGCCTCTTCATAGGACTTGGTGTGGTCGTTTTGTGATTGAGCCTTGCCGAGCAGGAAGGAGCCGTTGAGCGGATTGCCGCCGAAGCTGGGGTTGATGGGTTGATAGGTCAACTGGGTCGCCGTGGCCGGCAGACTGACCGCCAGCAGCAAGATAACTTTTCTCATGGAGCCTCCCCAGAACAAGCCCTACCAGGGCTCATCCTTCTGTCCCAAAATGATGTTGGCCTTGACCCGCGCCACATGATCTATGGTGGTGCGCATGGCGTCGTCGGCCCGCTCTTTGATGTTGTTGTAGCGACGACCGAAGTAGGTGATGTACACCTGCTCCTGGTTGACGGTGATCCACAGCTTGGTGCCCGCCTGAGGGTAGACCGTTTCATGGACGGTCACGGTGAACCCCTGGGTGCCGGGCAGATCACGCCAATAACCAGCGTAGTAGTAGAGAAAGTCCCGGCCAAAGCGGGTGACGGTACGGTCTATCAACAGTCCGTCCAGCTCAATCTCAGCAGTCAACGCCGGTGCGGGCAGCAACCACAACAACAGGCCGAGAATCAGAGTTCTTCTGCGCATCTCTTCCTCCAACTCAGCCCAATCTGACCCGAGGATAACGTCCCCCTTGATAACAACGGCATCCCCCGTTTGGGCGTAATCCGGCCTGGTTTCGGCAAAAGGACTAGCCCATGACACCGACCGCGTCTTTGGGTACTCTTTGGAGCTATCTCTCGAAGAAATCAGGATGTTTTCATGAAGCCGGCGCTTATCGCGTCCCTGATGCTCAGTGCATCTGTGGCCGCCAACCCAGTCAGTCAGATCCCCGGCCTGGGCGGGGCCTATCACGCCACCAAGGTGCTGAAAGAGGAGATCCTGAGCGCCGGCACCCTGGCGGTGACCGCCTCCCGGGACGCCGCCCTGTTTACCATCGGCGGCACTACATTGGATGCCTACATCCTGACCCTGCCACTGGACGGGGCCACCAAAAGCCGGGTAATCAAGCGACTAGCCAATCCCATGTACGCCATCCAGTTGGGCCACTTCCTCTACATGTTTAAGGAGCGCTACGGCGACTACGACGGCGAGGACCAGTTCAAACAGCACCTGCTGAAGCACTATTCACACCACCAGCTGACTGGCTACCAGCACTCCCTGTTCACTCTGGAGGCCCCTGCTTCTGATGGCCATGAAGCCGACTCCAAATCTCTTATCGACGATCAGTTCATCGCCACCCTGGTGTCTCTGTACGATGCCCTGTTCAACAACGATGAGTGGGTACTGGGGCGTCACCTGCCGGACCACTACCGCTACCTGGGCGAAACAGAGAAAGACAAGGCCCTGATTGCCCGCATTCAGCCTCTGGTGATTGGCCTGTTGGAACCTGTGGAAGCGGGCATGGAGCCCGGGGAGTTCAAGAACGCCGTCAGGGAGATCATCGCCGATAATGCGCCGGAGCAGGCGGGTAAGGTGAATAACAAGGCGGAAGCGATCACCATCACCCTGATCGACTTCGTTCGCTACAACGTGCTGAAGAGCTATCGCCAGTTTGTCTGGGAGGAGAGCCGGGCCGAGGCGCAGGCCAACTGGATGATCCGCCAGCTGGATGAGGACCCCAAGGCCCTGGTGGATTACCTCAGTAGCCGGGACCAGCGCCGCTTTGCGGTACAGGTGACCGTGGATGGCTTACAGCAGGGACTGATGGCCGCCCTGGTCGCCCCGAAGGGCAGCCCCTTCCTAAGCCAGGCCCTGGCAATGCACAACAACAAGGACAATCTGAATCCCAAAGGGGAAAAAAGCGCCCAACCTGAGCATCAGCAGCAGATCACCTACCTGACCCAGCTGGTGGAAACGCCACAGCAGGATGAACACTACCTGCCCTTTTTCAAGACCCTCTACGCCCAGCCTCAGGGGATAGTCCAGCACGGGGTGTCCACCACGCCCACCATCAGTGTGCGCAACCTGCCCATTATCAAAACCGGCGCCGATGTCGCCGGCAGTGGCGGTACCGGCATCCCCAATTTTCACTTTGTGGACAGGGGCCAGGACCGCGCCTACTACTTTTACGGCAACGACGCCCTGCAGCTGGAGCGCCTGTTCGAACAGCGCGGCGCCAAGACCATGTTTGACCGTCTTGATCATCTGAAAACCATGAGCTGCAACGCTCAGTACGACTGGAACAGCCAGGTGGGTTATGACGCCCTGGTCAATCTGGGCCTGGGTGAAGTGGTGCGGGACTTTGGCGAGCGCCGCTGTGCCGGAGAGCTGGCCCGACGGGCCAAGGTGCATCCCAGGTTGCAGTCGGCCCGAACCGAGCTGCTGAGTCTGATTGCCGACTATCAGGCCACCAGTTGGCTGCTGCCCCTGAGCAAGGCCTCGCAGAAGCGTCACCTGGAGCAGAAGATTGAGCAGTTGGCGCAGCTATCCGAACAGGGGATGCCGGACTACCTGCTGATCTACAACCCCTGGCCGGATCATTTCGCCCACTTCAAGGGGCCCTTCAGTGACGAGATCATCGCCCCCACCGGCGAGCTGAACCGCCTGGACTACTGGCTGAGCGAGTACGACGGTTACTACCAACAGGCCGGCATCAATCAACGCACCCTGTGGGGCATGGCGGGGGATCACGGCCTGACGCCCATCTATTGGGCGGTCAATCCCCAGGAACAGGCCCTTGAACCGCTGCAGCAAGAGCTGGGCTACCCCCTGACCATCCGAAAAATCTCCTCGGATGAGGGGGAGGGCCCCAAGATCACCAATGCCCATCATTTCCCCAGCAATCATGGCCTGGATCTGGTGATCGCCTCCACCGCCGGCGGCAACTTTATGCTGGACCTGTTCAACTCCCACAGCGGCTGGCAGACCCAGCCCCTGTATCGGGAGCTGACTCAGTGGCAACCCAATCAGGCGCCGGATGGCAGCAAGGTGGACCTTATTGAGGAGCTGACCACCCGGCTGGCTTCCAGCCTGGACTACCTGGCGGTGAGGGAGACCCCCTGCACCACCGAGATGTGCACCCTGAGGCTGGTGGCCCACAGAGACGGACAGCGCCGGGACGAGCTGATTCAACGTCATGGCGACAGGCTGCATTATCGCAGTGCCGACGCCACAACCACGCCGGTACTGCTGCAATTGACGGAGTCCAATCCCTGGGAAGCCCCGCTGGATCGGGCGCACCAACAGGAGAAAGCGCGGCTGTTGACCGCCTGTCTGGATGCCCCAGTGGCCGACCCCAAACAGTGGTGTACCAGCGGTCAGTGGCGGCAGCTGACCCGGCTGACCCCAAGACCAGATTCGGTCAATCAGCTGGCCCACCTCTACGATGAGGACAGGGCCGGCACCATCAACCTGTTCCCCGCCGAAGGGGTGGGCTACAACACCCTGGTGCCCGGGCGCCATGCGGGCGAGCACTACCTGGAGAAGGACGCCTTCCTCGGGTTCTGGGGCACGCCGGTGAAGGCGAACACCCAGGTGCCCACTGCCATCAACGGTTCGCTGGCGCCGACCCTGTATGAGTACCTGACCGGAGAGGGAGTTACGCCGGGAGAGGATGGCTGGGGCTTCCCCTCACTGTGGCCTGAACTCAAGGAGCGCTGAGCTCAACCCAGCGCCTGAACTCAGGGGTGACATTCATATCCACCACCAGAGACAGGCGCCGTTCTGTGCCTTGATGGCTCACCTGATGGGGGGCATCGGCGTTGATGTACCAGATCTCCCCCTGTTGCATGGGCAGAGTCTCGCCGGCCACATCAAAACTCAGGCCCCGGGGAAGCGCCACGCACAGCTGAAGCCTGGCCTGCCCCTGCTCGATGCATACGCCGGCATCCCGGTGGGGCAGAATATGGGCACCGGGCTCCAGCGCCATCAACCTGGCCGAGCGCCGCTCTCCAGGCAGGGAGGCCAGAAGCGCCCGGGTGGCAGGCAACCGGTCTAACACCGCCAGCTCAACCCAGACGTCACTCTCCTCGATGGAGAACAGCTGCAGCAACGGGTGGCTGTGGCTGTGTTCCTGCGGGGCGGTCAGAGCCAGGGCCTGCCAGCTTCCCACATAGGCCGAACGGTTCACGTGAGCCCACCACAGGGAGGAGCCTGTCAGGCCCTCCAGCTCAGATTGGATCGGCCCGGCGTCAAACTCGCCCAGTTTCAGCGCGTTCACCACCTGAGTCATCAGAAACGATACTCCAGGCGCACAAAACCGTTGCCTATCCGGTCGCTGTCCAGTTCGAAATGTTGCCAGCCGCCGCTGAGTTGCCACTGCTGCTGAAGCCGATAGCTGACCCCGACCTCGCCGAACCAGTCTGTGCCGTCGGCATCGACACGGTACCGCTTACGCTGGCTCTGACTGACCGACTCACCCTCCCAATACCAGCCGCCGCCTCCCAGGGCCAGCCCCCAATGGGTTCCAAGGGGCCAGTGATAGTGAACCCCCAGGGCCACTCCCTGAGCGGATTTAGGGCCACTGCCCGCTGCCGCCTTTAGTGCCTCGTCAGGATCCAGGGCGGTGCCGACGTAGTTGAGTTCGTAGTCGCCCAGATCCTGATAATCCATGCGCACCTGCCAACGAGGCGTCAGATCATAGCCCAACCCGACACCCCAACTGACGGCGGTGTCATCCACCGACAACTGACTCAGGGTCACCCCCGCCTGCTCCAGGCTCTGACGTATGGCGCCACTGTCCGAGTCTCCCTGGCTGTAACCGCCTTGCAGGTGAACCCGCCACTGGGCCTGAGCGGCCAAGGGCAGCAGCATGGCGACCCAGATTCCGCGCCTGAACATCAGCGCAAGAAGCGCCATCAAGGCTCCCCACCCCAGAGCACCACCACTGCTTTCGGACACCTTGAGCTCCTCATTGGCGTTCAGGGTGAGCACCAGTTGGCTCTGGGCGGTCGCCCCCAGGGGATCTCTTACCTGATAGGTCACTCTGTCTTCTCCCTCATAGCCTGGCTTGGGCCGATAACGCAGGCGGTTGTCATCCGTAATGCTGGCCTGCCCCACCTGGGCCTCCACCCACTCGAGCAACAACAGATCTCCATCCGGGTCACTGTCATTGGCCAGCACATCCACCACGATTTCGGTGAGATCGTCACTCTCCAGGTAATCCGCCAAAGCCACCGGCGCACCGTTGGCCACCAGGGTCAGCTCGATGCTGCCTTGGGTCGACCCCCCGCGGCCGTCGCTGATGAGGAAGCGGATACGGTCATCCCCCAGATATCCAACTGGTGGCCGATACACCAGGGCTCCATCGGACTCGACACTCACCTGACCAAGGTCGGCCAGGGCCCACACCATCTCCAGGGCATCCCCATCCGGGTCTTGCGCCTTCGACAGGGGGTCAAACCGGGTCAGTGAGTCCCTCTGCAGGGTCGCCAGTTGAGTCACCACCGAGGGCGAGCTGTTGCCATTGACCGACACAGCCACTCCGCCAGGATCATGGATGTTGCCATCCACCCGGCCATCGGCGTCATTGGGACCACCGTCACTGATGGTCAGCTGCACACACCAGGCGCCTTCACGCAGGCCAGTTTGCCACTGGGGCGCCCCGGGAGGCGGACAGTAACCGGGCTCGCCGGGAGCACTGTGAATGGCGTCCCCCTGCTGTTCCACAAACTGATACCAGCCGAGCTGTGGCGAGTATTTGCGATAGATGGCACCCGCAGGGATGGGCGCTCGCTGAGGCAACACCAGGCGATAGCTCTGCCCGGCTTCGGGAAGGCCTTCGGCAATGAAGTCGAAGGTGCCCCCCTCGGCCAGATAGCCTTCATCCTCCGGCAGGGGATCCTGTTTATCCACCCAGACGCTGCGGCGCTGACCTTCGCTGGCCAGGATGCCTGTCCGCAGGCACACCCCCTCCTCTCCTTCAAACAGGTACTGCTGCTGAACCTGAAGCTCTTCGGGCTGCAGATGACACTGTTCCAGTGCGTCCAGGTAATCTGGGATGCCGTCGTTGTCGCTGTCGCCATACCCCTCGTGGCTGTCGGGCAGCAGGTCGCCGTCGCTGTCCTCCTCACCCAATGGAGCCAGTGAAGACACCAGTTGCAGGGTCAGCCCCTCCCGGGTGCTGAGTTCACCGTCAGAGACGGTCACCTCGAGGCGATAGTCACCCGGGGCCATCGACTGAGGGTCCAGGGTAAAGCTGGCAGGGTCACTGTCCTGATCCACCAACTCTCCGCTCTCCCAGGTCAGGGTCAGAGAGTCCTGAGGGTTGGGGTCCTCAGCCGATGCCTGTATCACCACAGGACCGGCATCCTGGGCAATCAGGGTACGGTTCTCTGAGGACTGAGTGGCGCTCAACGCCAGCTGTGGCGCTAGGTTGCCGTCGCTGATGGTCAAGATGAAGCGCCCCTTGTGCCCCAGGTTCAGTGCCGAATCCAGAGTCAGCTCGACCGTCTCATCCTGCTCCGACTGCTCATCGGCGAGGATGGTCAGAGTCACCTCGGCGTAACGCCCTGAGGTCACCACGAAGCGGTCGGTCTCCAGCTGATAATCCACTCCCTGCTCGGCGGTGCCGGACAGGGTAAAAGGCAGTTCCAGCGGATAGGTCACCGCATCGCCATTGAGACTCAGGGCAATGGTCACCTCACGGCCCTCCGCAGCACTCTGGTCCTTGTGCAGATTGACCATGGGGTGCACCTTCACCAGTTGACTGGCGGTGGCGCTGTTGCCCTGCCCATCCTGGGTCTGCCAATAGACCTGATGCCCCCCTGGGCGCAGCAAGGGTTCCCCCTGAACCAGACTGACCGGCAGGGGTTCGCCGGAGGCATCCACCGCCTTGGCCACCCCCAGGTCGACCCGGGTAAACAGGGCGTCGGCATTGACCTCCACCGGCTCCGGCGGCGTCAGTTCGGGCAGGCCCTCCAGTTCGCCGTCGCCGACGCTCAGAGCCACGGTGGCATTGGCAGTCTCGCCCTCCTCATCGGCCACCAGGTAGCTCAGCACCACTTCGCCACCGAATCCCGGCTCCAGATCCAGAGTCAGCAGCTGGGTTTCAATGGTCACTTGCCCCAAGCTGGACTGGGCACTGACCAGAGTCAGGGGATCCCCATCCACGTCGCTGTCGTTCTCCAGCACCAGCAGGGGATAGCGACCCTGCTCATTGGCAGCCACGGCGAAGGTGTCGTCCACCGCCACCGGTGTATCATTCACCGGAGTAACCTCAATGGTAACCGTGAAGGCGTCGGACTCCAGTTCGCCGTCGGAAGCGACCAACTGCAGGCTGTCCTGGCCATTGAAGTCCTGATTCGGGGTGTAGTGCCACGACCCACCGTTTTCACTCAGCCGCCCCTCACTGGGCTCTGCGTCCAGGCGGTAGCTCAGGCTGTCCCCCTCCTGGTCCACCTGGGGCAGGTTCAGGGTCAGTGCCGTGTCCTCTTCGGTAGTCAGGGTCAAACCCGCCACCATGGGGGCATCGTTGCTGTTGACCACGGTAATGGTGAAGGGACCGATGCTGGCGCTGGCACCGGCGGCATCGGCCACTGTGATGGTGATGCCGCCATGACTGCCCACGTGCTCATTGGTGGGCGTCCCCCACAGCCGACCGCTGGCCACATCGAAGCTGGCCCACGCTGGCAGGCCACTGATGCTGAAGCTGTGGCTGTCGAAGC is a genomic window of Ferrimonas sp. YFM containing:
- a CDS encoding curli assembly protein CsgF — its product is MRKVILLLAVSLPATATQLTYQPINPSFGGNPLNGSFLLGKAQSQNDHTKSYEEASFVEQFQDALERNLLYSLTSDITQGDFTAGTYNTGEYVIDVRDDDPNNIHVLITDLATGEITEIVLPKLSY
- a CDS encoding curli production assembly/transport protein CsgE yields the protein MRRRTLILGLLLWLLPAPALTAEIELDGLLIDRTVTRFGRDFLYYYAGYWRDLPGTQGFTVTVHETVYPQAGTKLWITVNQEQVYITYFGRRYNNIKERADDAMRTTIDHVARVKANIILGQKDEPW
- a CDS encoding alkaline phosphatase family protein produces the protein MKPALIASLMLSASVAANPVSQIPGLGGAYHATKVLKEEILSAGTLAVTASRDAALFTIGGTTLDAYILTLPLDGATKSRVIKRLANPMYAIQLGHFLYMFKERYGDYDGEDQFKQHLLKHYSHHQLTGYQHSLFTLEAPASDGHEADSKSLIDDQFIATLVSLYDALFNNDEWVLGRHLPDHYRYLGETEKDKALIARIQPLVIGLLEPVEAGMEPGEFKNAVREIIADNAPEQAGKVNNKAEAITITLIDFVRYNVLKSYRQFVWEESRAEAQANWMIRQLDEDPKALVDYLSSRDQRRFAVQVTVDGLQQGLMAALVAPKGSPFLSQALAMHNNKDNLNPKGEKSAQPEHQQQITYLTQLVETPQQDEHYLPFFKTLYAQPQGIVQHGVSTTPTISVRNLPIIKTGADVAGSGGTGIPNFHFVDRGQDRAYYFYGNDALQLERLFEQRGAKTMFDRLDHLKTMSCNAQYDWNSQVGYDALVNLGLGEVVRDFGERRCAGELARRAKVHPRLQSARTELLSLIADYQATSWLLPLSKASQKRHLEQKIEQLAQLSEQGMPDYLLIYNPWPDHFAHFKGPFSDEIIAPTGELNRLDYWLSEYDGYYQQAGINQRTLWGMAGDHGLTPIYWAVNPQEQALEPLQQELGYPLTIRKISSDEGEGPKITNAHHFPSNHGLDLVIASTAGGNFMLDLFNSHSGWQTQPLYRELTQWQPNQAPDGSKVDLIEELTTRLASSLDYLAVRETPCTTEMCTLRLVAHRDGQRRDELIQRHGDRLHYRSADATTTPVLLQLTESNPWEAPLDRAHQQEKARLLTACLDAPVADPKQWCTSGQWRQLTRLTPRPDSVNQLAHLYDEDRAGTINLFPAEGVGYNTLVPGRHAGEHYLEKDAFLGFWGTPVKANTQVPTAINGSLAPTLYEYLTGEGVTPGEDGWGFPSLWPELKER
- a CDS encoding aspartyl/asparaginyl beta-hydroxylase domain-containing protein; the encoded protein is MTQVVNALKLGEFDAGPIQSELEGLTGSSLWWAHVNRSAYVGSWQALALTAPQEHSHSHPLLQLFSIEESDVWVELAVLDRLPATRALLASLPGERRSARLMALEPGAHILPHRDAGVCIEQGQARLQLCVALPRGLSFDVAGETLPMQQGEIWYINADAPHQVSHQGTERRLSLVVDMNVTPEFRRWVELSAP